Sequence from the Cucumis sativus cultivar 9930 chromosome 1, Cucumber_9930_V3, whole genome shotgun sequence genome:
GAGTTCGTGGGAAGGCCAAGACTTAGCAGCGGCGAGcaggagagagagaggtggGTTAACGTGAGATAGGGATCAGGAAAATAAAACCTTGCAAAGAACACCCAACTCTTCAGTCGCTACCTCCACCCGTATCCTAACCTTTCAGAATTAATAATTGGGTcttcaatttatataaattttaagaactaTACCCTCAAATTTATACGAACTAcgaatatttaaaatacaattgtgttatgtttatttatatgcatgttaagattttcttttatttaattataatcaagcctacttttttttttttttgtttaatttatggTTGAAATTTAGTGAGAAAAACTTGGGAGAATTCTATAGTAAttcacataaataaaatataatagattaaaaaacaatttagtttAGATTTTCTATTAAAGCTTTCTATTAACGATAggtattattttgataatttaacgCGATATCTCTCGGTTCTTCTTAAGAGAGAAAAGGTATTGGATTATCTATGAGGTGTCCAAGTGCGGACATACCTCGTGGATTTCTTATCCAAAGGGCTAATGCTTTTACAATTGAATCCTTTCAATCTTTTGTTGCTCGTTTCTCTCAGCACTAGATAGACAAAAGGAGCGAAACTCGTTTGCAAATTCTGTTCAAAGTTTAAACAAAGGACGATGCTCCATCTCCAACACCACCTAATGGCATAGCAAGCGTCATCAACGAGCATGTTTTCATCGGAATTTCTCCCTCAGAGCCTCCATTTCACCAATCCATTAGCGAAGCCAACAATTCCCCAATCACGTTCAGATTCCATCCCCGCTTGCagattttcaaacaaaacccATCTCAGAAATGTCACTTCTTCTGCTGAATTTAGACAACCCCATTTCCCCAATCTCGATAACAGAGATGCTCATTTGATGAAACTCCTCAACAGATCCTGCAGAGCTGGGAAGCACAACGAGTCCCTCTATTTTCTCGAAAGCGTGGTGAGTAAAGGCTTCAAACCTGATGTTGTGCTCTGTACTAAACTCATTAAAGGGTTTTTTAATTCGAGGAATTTAAAGAAAGCTATGAGAGTTATGGAGATTTTGGAAACCTATGGTGACCCTGATGTTTATTCTTACAATGCTATGATCAGTGGGTTTAGTAAAGCCAACCAAATTGATTCTGCAAACCAGGTGTTTGATAGAATGCGCAGCAGGGGTTTTTCTCCTGATGTCGTTACTTACAATATAATGATTGGGAGTTTGTGTAGTAGGGGGAAGCTTGAGCTTGCTTTTGAAGTTATGGATGAGCTTTTGAAGGATGGGTGTAAGCCATCTGTGATTACTTACACAATTCTTATAGAAGCAACCATTCTTGAAGGTAGAATCAATGAAGCTCTTGAGCTGTTTGATGAGTTGGTGTCGAGGGGCCTCCGTCCTGACTTGTATACATACAATGCCATCATTCGAGGTATTTGCAAGGAAGGAATGGAGGATCGAGCCTTGGATTTTGTTCGACATTTATCAGCTAGAGGGTGTAATCCAGATGTGGTATCATACAATATTCTGCTGCGTTCTTTTCTAAACAAAAGCCGGTGGGAAGATGGGGAGAGGCTTATGAAAGACATGGTCCTAAGTGGCTGTGAGCCGAATGTCGTTACTCACAGCATTTTAATTAGTTCGTTTTGTCGCGAAG
This genomic interval carries:
- the LOC101207911 gene encoding pentatricopeptide repeat-containing protein At3g04760, chloroplastic, with protein sequence MFSSEFLPQSLHFTNPLAKPTIPQSRSDSIPACRFSNKTHLRNVTSSAEFRQPHFPNLDNRDAHLMKLLNRSCRAGKHNESLYFLESVVSKGFKPDVVLCTKLIKGFFNSRNLKKAMRVMEILETYGDPDVYSYNAMISGFSKANQIDSANQVFDRMRSRGFSPDVVTYNIMIGSLCSRGKLELAFEVMDELLKDGCKPSVITYTILIEATILEGRINEALELFDELVSRGLRPDLYTYNAIIRGICKEGMEDRALDFVRHLSARGCNPDVVSYNILLRSFLNKSRWEDGERLMKDMVLSGCEPNVVTHSILISSFCREGRVREAVNVLEVMKEKGLTPDSYSYDPLISAFCKEGRLDLAIEYLEKMVSDGCLPDIVNYNTILATLCKFGCADLALDVFEKLDEVGCPPTVRAYNTMFSALWSCGNKIKALEMISEMIRKGIDPDEITYNSLISCLCRDGLVDEAIGLLVDMEATRFQPTVISFNIVLLGMCKAHRVFEGIELLITMVEKGCLPNETSYVLLIEGIAYAGWRAEAMELANSLYRLGVISGDSSKRLNKTFPMLDVYKGLSLSESKNQLLQS